A single Anopheles funestus chromosome 2RL, idAnoFuneDA-416_04, whole genome shotgun sequence DNA region contains:
- the LOC125765756 gene encoding hemicentin-1-like, translating into MKITMQKDAFILAIILGCCAIAAGKTQHELDNDELWDRLLKRKLHETKTNVHGEGTEESADGIAEPMALRGDQPPPDYDGGNDAGLISTITYDHADSELIDADSAELADGHDQLLTLNGNTPPKVGFSPTDTPRTPDSGWTEASDDVETLAAIDPDLVNNDDVLDGSGEDLLPQADDPLLFDKEIVNILRKRPESREILDLFGLVATKPSNNNTVSNDPQVIKEQLRNILTLPLDKRKYYQPLPAISEEEELNRAEPASLLADGRSLPRLSNVLLPDLNQTLIKHRNSLLPPKDGQRSLVIVFDATGSMLDDLQQLREAARLIIAEITQRDSNPIFNYIFVPFRDPHVGPRLVTRNKDELLFALDNLQIIGGGDCPEAALEAISSAIEAAMPNSFVYVFTDATAKDFRLDQRVMQLVQKKQTPITFLLTGFCDGKSTPGYQVMNNIAAASNGQVFDLRKDQIEEVLLAIRSTMDIDHVPLKAIDSALPKQHDIDLNVDSTLREFSVSVAGVKPMIEILDPQHEPYNRTRDVLNLENIRVVNVADPSPGKWNIKATSNSSHSVRLSGLSEVQFRFGFSLLEPQDSVSLSHQPVLNKANYLAAEPTDPQLIKTLDSVTIASHNVGTPGGANFDFTLPLKLVPGTVALYRTDAFDAPRQQFKLNINGKNANGEMIQRLLSTAMQAIEETPPEVTVGYDQMLDLIEADTFMLDCRIQSPFAVLTTWTRGNKELVEKTFEQSNILSLRLANVSTMDSGNYTCFAKNDIGEDNKSIFVRVTALQMPTMRLLPKHTVAIEREPFIALRCILEPADGTAEIHWTHNWEPLTMASGKPYLELISIDKTHAGNYSCYADINGQRVSSEQSTVVVEYAPKLLFPSMGLVKEYGTEVTLNCMIDAMPLPEYHWYFQTLDQADEPEVYDSTDSSISFVLTPEKSGLYVCEGKNAYGFGKQTFVVEGAANVAPVIKKPAETTIYVAPGSSITLDCACELCQPLNEYIWTSQQGTFESSPEETIDNIRVVLDNDQSRNAVRYRLTIEDFRPQNVASYTCIFSNKHGADAMILQLRMMVPPEVDTMLVDGDTVIPGSKLFKKAGQAHGLSCEVVGLPEPTVQWLLNGKLITAADGDLLRFENDNKTIIFREPFGTAMQGSYECVASNPLGYVSSTVDLLVGEAPKALPAARQTEAKVGNTIQVQCTIEGNPQPTIQWQPKAVFEDPSLSDQILHVSYETAGLYRCIGTNEFGTAEQSLTLMTYGPPEVKGPLDLSVQLGANQTVLLECNGWGIPEPTVHWKFNDTALVLASNMRISNEGLHISNISFSQNGVYSCVLENEHGTLQKIHYVTVRDAPKITSSLEPHVTLLPNDTVRFECSGTGNPSPKSFWLFNGTVILEEQFLYIAYGNASIGTYTCLLESSEGTDRQHMFVNVLRPPQRVTGMNHTDSLTPLKVRADDPLVLVCPFENFNSLLWQLNERNLEEYFDLTDVKLKENLLIIDRIRSRHQGTYTCVVKNRAGTDQQSFVVGVLTPPTIHRTHPEELSDEYGNVVEDWNSGWMTDRPVDSAVEVNLLSGETLQLLCQASGSPEPNIYWNRGVDSGRVVSQTFNLTIPNVAFHHSDLYTCVAENELGKSTQVYRLDVMTSPQFYDDPVQSIEVFVGDDVQLDCEMQSNPPASYQWLKEDIALEEFNTMLEFVNIQPQDTGMYHCEAENIFGHNKKSFKVLVYQPAEITIFSSNQTLLAGNNIELDCEATGNPIPVLSIIHRGEVLASTADLEASAMEIDRQYRVKNNFYKSLQLYSFYAVRSAPFEIRFSLRQPKATLLDKGKYLCMAQNAIGFDERLARLDVMVAPYVQMEKLKTVEQSIRLLEGLPLFLFCPIEGTPKPTIGWYRNGVRLKSTVSTLFLPSVQLRDAGSYVCYGENPVGKTELQFELDVLVPPSIINSVLYGEHYLSADQPDQEDISVLAGETVTLDCSSLGHPVPVVHWMKVDYLDERANVLLPTQEPIIELYNISDTVTYSCFVNNTAGSAQKLFHLVVQAAPRWKSGVEYEYEQRVSLHHSLDLTCETNGSPEASVIWIKDGLQLSKHDEGFFFGANGQTLRLLAAKLTDAGTFQCVASNALGQISREFHVTIDVPVSWSPWGAWSACSATCGSGTHFRSRICLLINGSPAHGDQFNCVGENVEIKPCELLPCPVNGGWGKWSNWSNCTLECVSEYSGVRSIRHRSRACDSPVPSLGGKLCIGEEYEEEPCHVKYCPIDGGWTAWSNWTGCSESCGFGRSLRLRSCSNPVPRHGGLPCEGAESEVKACKLQECHVDGGWSEWSRWSQCSKSCGKGIKSRKRFCNNPAPKAGGKPCAGENIEHSQCSIRQCRNDALLRTGNTKKNFTPLLTYETQYAANPGPLTSNDFDSSEYEDRDSERDQNVKVFHNYQFAEAPPVEYVDIPESDPNPGTLSITVKMMNSVRLSNDTTDFSLNFGNPSIALQPTISCLEGFVYNASLGGCSDVDECANGMCRQVGQLCINTVGSFECDCIQGYRPLVYETDQYDGSIVQEMQCVDINECRDKTDECSHYCTNVPGSYECFCPDRYLLAKDGKTCTIKRKRNEPVRMVPRCLEGYQWEDGHCQDIDECALQADECGDSFSCINTRGGYICVPADCPPEYELDGQEEMCVLNCTHGRHLCADGASLGQTFSHTIITLDRFLPRQSLAVVSIPAAQHAIDFETKFFFRDRRYGHIFSMETMRKTSGAVRLYANRKLQRGTLYKLNLVAKSFRRRRLEFVHSFVVHVYWME; encoded by the exons AAACGCTTGCCGCGATCGATCCAGACCTCGTCAATAACGATGACGTGCTGGACGGAAGTGGCGAGGATTTGCTTCCACAGGCTGATGACCCATTGCTGTTTGATAAGGAAATTGTGAACATTCTGCGCAAGCGTCCCGAGTCACGCGAGATTCTGGACCTGTTTGGACTGGTGGCTACAAAGCCCTCTAACAACAACACGGTCTCGAACGATCCACAAGTGATCAAGGAGCAGCTTAGAAACATTCTAACGCTTCCTTTAGACAAGAGGAAATATTACCAACCACTTCCAGCAATttctgaagaagaagaactgaATCGTGCTGAACCCGCCTCACTTCTCGCTGACGGACGTAGTTTACCACGCTTATCGAATGTCCTACTGCCGGATCTAAACCAAACGCTTATCAAACATCGCAACTCATTGCTACCACCGAAGGATGGACAGCGCAGTTTGGTGATAGTGTTCGATGCCACTGGATCTATGCTGGACGATCTGCAACAGCTTCGAGAAGCCGCTAGATTAATAATAGCCGAAATCACACAGCGTGATAGTAATCCAATCTTCAACTACATATTCGTTCCATTCCGAGATCCGCACGTTGGGCCTCGACTGGTAACACGTAACAAGGATGAACTGCTGTTCGCTCTCGACAACCTGCAAATCATCGGTGGAGGCGATTGTCCCGAGGCAGCACTGGAAGCAATATCCAGTGCCATCGAAGCGGCAATGCCAAACTCGTTCGTGTACGTATTTACCGATGCCACGGCCAAAGATTTTCGGCTCGATCAGCGCGTGATGCAGCTGGTCCAGAAGAAACAAACTCCAATCACATTCCTGCTGACCGGTTTTTGCGATGGGAAATCTACCCCAGGCTACCAGGTGATGAACAACATTGCCGCCGCTAGTAATGGGCAGGTATTTGATTTACGGAAGGATCAAATCGAGGAAGTGCTGCTAGCGATACGCAGCACAATGGATATCGATCACGTGCCACTGAAAGCGATCGATTCCGCCCTTCCGAAGCAGCACGATATCGACCTCAACGTGGACAGTACGCTAAGAGAGTTCAGTGTAAGTGTTGCCGGTGTTAAACCAATGATCGAGATACTCGATCCACAGCACGAACCGTACAACAGAACACGCGACGTACTAAATCTGGAAAACATACGCGTGGTAAATGTGGCCGATCCGAGTCCTGGCAAGTGGAACATTAAGGCGACGTCGAATTCTTCACACTCTGTGCGACTTTCTGGCTTGAGTGAGGTACAGTTCAGGTTTGGATTTTCGCTGCTCGAACCACAAGATTCAGTTAGTCTCTCACATCAGCCAGTTCTTAACAAGGCGAACTATCTAGCAGCTGAGCCCACAGACCCGCAGCTTATCAAGACACTTGATTCCGTTACGATTGCGTCCCACAATGTCGGTACGCCAGGTGGTGCTAACTTTGATTTTACATTGCCACTCAAGCTGGTGCCTGGCACCGTTGCACTTTACCGTACCGATGCATTCGATGCACCTCGCCAGCAGTTCAAACTCAACATCAATGGAAAGAATGCCAACGGCGAAATGATTCAACGATTGCTTTCGACGGCTATGCAAGCGATCGAGGAAACACCTCCCGAAGTAACCGTTGGCTATGACCAAATGTTGGATCTGATCGAAGCTGATACGTTCATGCTGGATTGTCGCATTCAGTCCCCTTTCGCGGTGTTAACCACCTGGACCAGGGGCAACAAAGAGTTGGTTGAGAAAACGTTCGA acAATCGAATATACTATCGCTACGCCTGGCTAACGTGTCCACTATGGATAGTGGAAATTATACTTGCTTTGCTAAAAACGATATCGGCGAAGATAATAAATCGATTTTCGTACGAG TTACCGCACTACAAATGCCCACGATGCGTCTACTGCCCAAGCATACAGTCGCCATTGAACGGGAACCCTTTATTGCGCTTAGATGTATTCTGGAGCCCGCTGATGGTACGGCAGAAATTCATTGGACACACAATTGGGAGCCTCTAACAATGGCTAGTGGGAAACCGTACCTGGAGCTTATTAGTATCGATAAAACTCACGCCGGTAATTACAGCTGTTATGCGGATATCAATGGTCAGCGTGTATCGAGCGAGCAGAGCACGGTGGTGGTCGAATATGCTCCCAAGCTACTCTTTCCTAGTATGGGACTGGTTAAAGAGTATGGTACAGAAGTTACACTGAACTGTATGATCGATGCCATGCCTCTGCCGGAATACCATTGGTACTTTCAAACGCTAGATCAAGCCGATGAGCCAGAGGTGTACGATTCGACCGACAGTTCCATTAGCTTCGTGCTGACCCCAGAGAAATCAGGATTGTACGTGTGCGAAGGGAAAAATGCGTACGGATTTGGCAAACAAACCTTCGTCGTGGAAGGAGCTGCGAATG TTGCCCCTGTCATCAAGAAACCCGCCGAAACGACCATATACGTAGCTCCCGGTTCCTCGATCACGCTCGACTGTGCCTGCGAACTTTGCCAACCGCTCAATGAATACATCTGGACCAGCCAGCAGGGAACTTTCGAAAGCAGTCCGGAAGAAACGATCGACAACATTAGGGTGGTGCTTGATAACGATCAATCCCGTAATGCTGTACGGTATCGGCTTACAATTGAGGACTTTCGTCCACAAAACGTGGCTAGCTACACGTGCatcttttccaacaaacatGGTGCCGATGCTATGATCCTTCAGCTTCGCATGATGGTACCACCGGAAGTGGACACAATGCTGGTTGATGGTGATACAGTGATACCCGGCTCAAAGCTGTTCAAAAAGGCGGGACAAGCTCACGGACTGAGTTGTGAGGTAGTAGGACTTCCGGAACCCACTGTACAATGGTTACTGAACGGAAAACTAATCACAGCTGCCGATGGCGATCTTTTGCGATTtgaaaatgataacaaaacCATTATCTTCCGGGAACCCTTTGGAACAGCGATGCAGGGTAGCTACGAATGCGTAGCCAGTAATCCTCTAGGGTACGTGTCCTCTACAGTGGATCTTTTGGTAGGTGAAGCACCTAAAGCATTGCCAGCAGCCAGGCAGACAGAAGCCAAGGTCGGCAACACAATCCAGGTGCAATGTACGATCGAGGGAAACCCACAACCCACCATCCAGTGGCAACCGAAAGCGGTGTTTGAGGATCCTTCTTTGAGTGATCAGATACTACATGTGTCTTACGAAACTGCTGGACTTTATCGATGTATTGGAACGAACGAATTTGGTACAGCTGAGCAAAGTTTAACGCTCATGACGTACGGACCACCGGAAGTGAAGGGTCCTCTCGATCTATCGGTACAGCTCGGTGCCAATCAAACCGTCCTGCTGGAATGCAATGGATGGGGAATTCCGGAA CCAACAGTCCACTGGAAATTTAATGACACGGCACTCGTGCTAGCATCAAACATGCGGATTTCGAACGAAGGACTTCATATTtccaacatttcattttcacaaaACGGTGTCTACAGTTGCGTGCTGGAGAATGAGCATGGCACGTTGCAAAAAATTCACTACGTCACTGTGCGTG ATGCACCGAAAATAACATCCTCCCTAGAACCACATGTCACCCTGCTTCCAAATGATACGGTTCGTTTTGAATGCTCTGGAACAGGAAATCCATCACCTAAATCATTTTGGCTATTCAACGGAACGGTAATCCTCGAAGAACAATTTCTTTATATTGCGTACGGTAATGCATCTATCGGCACGTACACTTGCCTGTTGGAAAGTTCCGAAGGAACAGATCGACAACACATGTTCGTCAACGTGTTACGGCCACCGCAACGAGTAACCGGAATGAACCATACCGACAGCCTTACACCATTAAAAGTACGCGCCGATGATCCATTGGTACTTGTGTGTCCCTTCGAAAACTTTAACAGCCTTCTGTGGCAACTGAACGAACGCAATCTGGAGGAGTACTTCGATCTTACCGATGTGAAGTTGAAGGAAAATTTGCTCATCATTGATCGTATACGATCGCGCCATCAAGGAACGTACACGTGTGTGGTGAAGAATCGTGCCGGAACCGATCAGCAATCGTTCGTGGTTGGTGTCTTAACGCCACCAACGATCCATCGTACACATCCGGAAGAGTTGAGCGATGAGTATGGGAATGTTGTCGAGGATTGGAACAGTGGCTGGATGACGGATAGGCCGGTTGACAGTGCGGTGGAAGTGAATCTCCTATCCGGTGAAACGTTACAGCTGCTCTGCCAAGCAAGTGGATCTCCCGAGCCTAACATCTACTGGAATCGTGGTGTCGACAGCGGGAGGGTCGTATCTCAAACGTTCAATCTTACCATTCCGAATGTGGCGTTCCATCATAGCGATTTGTACACGTGTGTGGCAGAGAATGAGCTGGGCAAATCGACACAGGTCTATCGGCTCGACGTAATGACATCGCCCCAGTTTTATGACGACCCGGTACAGTCGATCGAAGTGTTCGTAGGTGATGATGTTCAGCTGGACTGTGAGATGCAGTCGAATCCACCCGCTTCCTATCAGTGGCTTAAAGAAGA CATTGCCCTTGAAGAGTTCAATACGATGCTGGAGTTTGTTAATATACAACCACAAGACACCGGAATGTATCATTGCGAGGCAGAGAATATTTTcggacacaacaaaaaatcctttaaagtgtTAGTCTACC AACCGGCggaaataacaatattttcttccaaTCAAACGCTCCTGGCGGGAAACAACATCGAGCTGGACTGTGAGGCAACGGGCAATCCTATTCCCGTGCTAAGCATCATCCATCGGGGTGAGGTGTTGGCCTCTACTGCCGATCTCGAAGCGTCCGCCATGGAAATCGATCGTCAGTATCGCGTTAAGAACAATTTCTACAAAAGTCTCCAACTGTACAGCTTCTATGCCGTGCGTTCTGCACCATTCGAAATTCGATTCTCGTTGCGCCAACCGAAGGCTACACTGTTGGATAAGGGCAAATATTTGTGCATGGCACAAAATGCAATTGGATTTGATGAGCGTCTTGCACGGTTGGACGTCATGGTAGCGCCGTACGTGCAGATGGAAAAGCTCAAAACGGTCGAGCAAAGTATTCGGCTGCTGGAAGGATTACcgttgtttctgttttgtccGATCGAAGGCACACCGAAGCCTACAATCGGATGGTATCGAAATGGTGTACGGCTGAAGAGCACCGTCAGCACTTTGTTCTTACCCTCGGTACAGTTACGCGATGCCGGATCTTACGTGTGCTATGGGGAAAATCCTGTCGGTAAGACGGAGCTCCAGTTTGAGCTAGATGTGCTGGTGCCACCATCGATCATAAACAGTGTGCTGTACGGGGAACACTATCTGTCTGCGGATCAACCGGATCAGGAAGATATTTCCGTGCTGGCGGGTGAAACAGTGACACTGGACTGTTCCAGCCTGGGCCATCCCGTACCGGTGGTACACTGGATGAAGGTTGACTATTTGGATGAGCGTGCAAACGTGCTACTTCCCACGCAGGAACCGATTATCGAGCTGTACAACATCAGCGATACCGTCACGTACTCGTGCTTCGTCAACAATACGGCCGGATCGGCACAGAAACTCTTCCATCTGGTTGTGCAAGCTGCACCGAGATGGAAATCCGGCGTGGAATATGAGTACGAACAGCGGGTGTCGCTTCACCACAGTCTGGATTTGACCTGCGAAACTAACGGCTCGCCGGAAGCTTCCGTCATCTGGATTAAAGATGGATTGCAGCTGAGCAAACATGATGAAGGCTTTTTCTTCGGTGCTAATGGACAAACGTTACGCCTGCTGGCGGCCAAGCTGACGGATGCGGGTACCTTCCAGTGTGTGGCTAGTAATGCACTCGGTCAGATTAGTAGAGAGTTCCACGTCACGATTGATG TTCCAGTTAGTTGGTCACCTTGGGGTGCTTGGTCAGCATGTAGCGCCACCTGTGGCAGTGGTACACATTTCCGATCCCGCATCTGTCTACTGATCAACGGATCTCCCGCTCATGGTGATCAGTTCAACTGTGTCGGCGAGAACGTGGAGATCAAACCCTGTGAACTACTGCCATGTCCCGTGAACGGTGGTTGGGGTAAATGGAGCAACTGGAGCAACTGTACACTTGAGTGTGTGTCCGAGTACAGCGGAGTCCGATCGATTCGTCATCGAAGCCGTGCCTGTGATTCACCGGTACCATCGCTCGGCGGTAAACTGTGCATTGGCGAAGAGTACGAAGAGGAACCATGCCACGTCAAGTACTGTCCGATCGATGGGGGCTGGACGGCCTGGTCTAACTGGACGGGATGTAGTGAGTCCTGTGGATTTGGACGCAGTTTGCGATTGAGGAGCTGTTCCAATCCCGTACCACGTCATGGAGGTCTTCCGTGCGAGGGCGCAGAGAGCGAAGTGAAAGCGTGCAAGCTGCAAGAATGTCACGTAGACGGTGGCTGGTCCGAATGGTCTCGATGGTCACAGTGTAGCAAATCGTGCGGCAAAGGCATTAAAAGCCGCAAACGGTTCTGTAACAACCCGGCCCCGAAAGCTGGCGGAAAGCCTTGCGCAGGAGAAAACATAGAGCACAGCCAATGCAGCATAAGACAATGCCGCAATGATGCACTCTTGAGGACGGGTAATACGAAGAAAAATTTCACACCTTTACTGACCTACGAAACACAGTATGCAGCCAATCCGGGTCCCTTAACGTCGAATGATTTCGACAGTTCTGAGTACGAGGATCGGGATTCGGAACGTGATCAAAATGTGAAAGTTTTTCACAACTATCAGTTCGCCGAAGCGCCTCCAGTGGAGTACGTGGACATTCCGGAGTCCGATCCCAATCCCGGCACGCTAAGCATTACGGTGAAGATGATGAACTCGGTGCGTCTTTCGAATGATACGACCGATTTTAGCTTAAACTTTGGCAACCCATCTATCGCCTTACAGCCAACTATAAGCTGCTTGGAAGGGTTCGTCTACAATGCATCGCTCGGTGGTTGCAGCGATGTGGACGAATGTGCCAACGGGATGTGTAGGCAGGTTGGACAGCTCTGTATTAATACGGTGGGCAGTTTCGAGTGTGACTGCATCCAAGGTTATCGCCCGTTGGTTTACGAAACCGACCAGTACGATGGTTCCATCGTACAGGAAATGCAGTGCGTAGATATCAACGAATGCCGAGATAAAACGGACGAATGTTCACACTACTGTACAAACGTTCCCGGTAGCTATGAGTGTTTCTGTCCCGATCGGTACCTTCTGGCGAAGGATGGCAAAACGTGTACGATCAAGCGGAAGCGTAACGAACCGGTACGCATGGTGCCACGCTGTCTGGAAGGTTACCAGTGGGAAGATGGCCACTGTCAAGACATTGACGAGTGTGCCCTTCAAGCGGATGAATGTGGTGACAGTTTTTCCTGCATTAATACCCGGGGTGGGTACATATGTGTACCGGCCGACTGTCCACCAGAGTATGAGCTAGACGGTCAGGAGGAAATGTGTGTGCTGAACTGCACCCATGGGCGGCATCTTTGTGCGGATGGTGCCTCCCTTGGGCAAACCTTTTCACACACCATCATCACGCTAGATCGCTTCCTGCCAAGACAATCGCTTGCTGTTGTATCCATACCAGCGGCACAGCATGCGATCGATTTTGAAACTAAATTCTTTTTCCGTGATCGGCGGTATGGGCACATTTTCTCGATGGAAACCATGCGCAAAACATCGGGAGCGGTACGTTTGTACGCTAATCGAAAGTTGCAACGTGGTACGCTGTATAAGCTAAATCTGGTGGCCAAATCATTCCGAAGACGGCGTCTAGAGTTTGTGCACAGTTTTGTAGTTCACGTATACTGGATGGAATAG
- the LOC125765808 gene encoding probable protein phosphatase 2C T23F11.1, whose product MGQSLSEPETSKQSAYCQNDYYKVGSSCMQGWRMHMEDSHTHILSLPDDPGTSFFAVYDGHGGAKVAEYAGKHLHKYITRRPEYGNDVKHALQQGFLDLDEAMLNNEALREQMSGSTAVVVLIKDNRLYCANAGDSRAIACVDGHLDVLSFDHKPTNEKERERISSAGGYVEYNRVNGYLALSRALGDFGLKRNTQILPSEQMVTAYPDVEEREVEDSWDFLVIACDGIWDVLSSQAVLEFVQEEIAQGVYPQQICENLMMRCLAPDCQMGGIGGDNMTVIVVCFLHGQPYEELINRCKEAIAKRQARSKKRRSHSNRSHESEAEEHTVRSHSSVTPASEGTGKAGNGRLEDDSSGSESERSEEVQAPLLAAKSNGDENVPANNGEPAVDKPSCSEQTTPMKSAEVKQKQEQQPDSNNDSADDTSEEIDLK is encoded by the coding sequence atgggACAGTCGCTGTCGGAACCAGAAACCTCAAAACAATCGGCCTATTGTCAGAATGATTACTACAAGGTCGGTTCAAGCTGCATGCAGGGATGGCGAATGCACATGGAAGACTCGCACACGCACATACTCTCGCTACCCGACGACCCCGGGACATCCTTCTTTGCCGTGTACGATGGTCACGGAGGAGCGAAGGTGGCCGAATATGCGGGCAAACATCTCCACAAGTATATTACCCGCCGACCGGAGTATGGAAATGACGTAAAGCACGCCCTGCAGCAAGGGTTCCTTGATCTGGACGAAGCGATGCTGAACAACGAAGCTTTGCGGGAACAGATGTCCGGATCGACGGCTGTTGTAGTGCTCATCAAAGACAACCGGCTTTACTGTGCAAATGCGGGAGATTCCCGAGCGATTGCTTGTGTCGATGGACACTTGGACGTACTATCGTTCGACCATAAGCCGACCAACGAAAAGGAAAGAGAACGAATAAGCAGTGCCGGAGGTTATGTGGAGTACAATCGGGTGAACGGATATTTGGCGCTATCGCGTGCACTGGGAGATTTCGGTCTAAAGCGCAACACACAGATATTGCCCTCGGAGCAGATGGTAACAGCGTACCCGGATGTGGAGGAACGTGAGGTAGAGGACAGCTGGGACTTTCTCGTTATCGCCTGCGACGGTATATGGGATGTGCTGTCTAGCCAGGCCGTGCTGGAGTTCGTACAGGAAGAAATCGCTCAAGGTGTCTATCCGCAGCAGATTTGTGAAAATTTGATGATGCGCTGCCTGGCACCAGACTGCCAGATGGGGGGTATTGGCGGCGACAACATGACGGTAATCGTTGTGTGCTTTTTACATGGTCAACCGTACGAGGAGCTTATCAATCGATGCAAAGAGGCCATCGCAAAGCGGCAAGCACGTTCCAAAAAGCGGCGCAGCCATTCAAATCGATCGCATGAAAGTGAAGCTGAGGAACATACGGTTCGAAGCCACAGCTCGGTAACGCCAGCATCCGAAGGAACCGGCAAAGCAGGGAATGGACGTTTGGAAGACGATTCATCTGGAAGCGAGAGCGAACGTTCGGAAGAAGTGCAAGCACCTTTGCTGGCGGCAAAGTCCAACGGAGATGAGAATGTTCCAGCCAACAATGGAGAACCAGCAGTAGATAAACCATCCTGTTCTGAACAAACGACGCCAATGAAATCAGCCGAGGTTAAGCAGAAGCAGGAGCAACAGCCGGACAGTAATAATGATAGTGCAGACGATACCAGTGAAGAGATTGATCTAAAGTAG
- the LOC125765790 gene encoding probable splicing factor, arginine/serine-rich 7 has translation MAGGSGTKVVQITNIAPQATKDQMQTFLGTVGKIDEIRLYPTIRDVSCPVVSRICYVKYFESSCVAVAQHLTNTVFIDRAVIVIPVQGGVIPDEYKALEMAANGTLVPGLHSFNVPSKLPPEVVNRIDGMIPNQVVKTIDPKLEENGLPEYPPLPVNFDAKKIEETRRTILVLDVRSDWRLEELMDHFKPAGEIKYARYAENDRTKFALLEFCDQRNIINALKMHGTEFRGYRLNVHHSTQPIVKPEAKSNEAAQKEIEEAMTIVKEAHHQISNMEPVVTIYPKDKSSSRRRSRSRSRSKERRSRSRSRKRSKSRSKRSRSRKRSRSRSKRSRSRRSPSRSKRSRSKSKRSPSRSKRSRSRSKRSRSRDRRKRSRSRRRSRTRSRERSSRIRRSRSRSKKRSRSRERRERSRDRKKSHRNKEERRRRSRSRSQSRKRSTSRNRATRTKETVTKSSSKRRSRTPSDKRLKKILEEAVSRDYDAEERMDAGGVGVEDDAVSTGKQSASPPAQTAGSGGSSSSSSSSGGTNTAAATAATTPREKTASPTTEKSDNMDISNSP, from the coding sequence ATGGCCGGCGGTTCGGGTACAAAGGTGGTGCAAATCACCAATATTGCCCCACAGGCCACCAAGGATCAAATGCAAACGTTTCTAGGGACGGTAGGAAAGATTGACGAGATACGTCTGTATCCAACCATTCGGGATGTTTCGTGCCCTGTGGTGTCACGTATCTGCTACGTGAAGTACTTCGAGAGTAGCTGCGTTGCCGTGGCACAGCATTTGACCAATACCGTGTTCATCGACCGTGCCGTAATCGTTATCCCGGTGCAGGGTGGCGTTATTCCCGACGAATACAAGGCACTGGAGATGGCCGCGAACGGTACGCTTGTACCGGGATTGCATAGCTTCAATGTGCCGTCGAAGCTACCGCCGGAGGTCGTGAACAGAATAGACGGGATGATCCCAAACCAGGTGGTAAAAACGATCGACCCCAAGCTGGAGGAGAACGGTTTGCCTGAGTATCCACCCCTACCGGTGAACTTTGATGCGAAAAAGATCGAGGAAACGCGTCGCACCATACTGGTGCTGGACGTCCGCTCCGACTGGAGATTGGAGGAACTGATGGATCACTTCAAGCCGGCGGGAGAAATAAAGTACGCGCGGTACGCGGAGAACGATCGTACCAAGTTTGCTCTGTTGGAATTTTGCGATCAGCGTAACATCATCAACGCGCTCAAGATGCATGGAACGGAATTTCGTGGTTACCGGTTGAATGTACACCATTCGACGCAACCCATCGTGAAGCCGGAAGCGAAGAGCAATGAAGCTGCACAGAAGGAAATCGAAGAAGCCATGACGATCGTGAAGGAAGCCCACCATCAGATATCGAACATGGAACCCGTGGTGACCATATACCCGAAGGACAAGAGCAGTAGTCGCCGCAGGTCGCGGTCTCGCTCGCGCTCTAAAGAACGCCGTTCAAGATCACGCTCCCGCAAGCGCTCCAAGTCACGTAGCAAACGGTCACGGTCGCGCAAACGTTCCCGCAGCCGCTCGAAGCGCTCGCGGTCGCGCCGTTCGCCATCGAGAAGCAAGCGATCTCGCTCGAAATCTAAACGGTCACCATCGCGCAGCAAGCGATCGCGGTCACGGTCCAAGCGTTCGCGCTCGCGAGACCGTCGCAAACGCTCCCGTTCGCGTCGTCGCAGCCGCACGCGATCCCGCGAACGATCTTCGCGCATCCGCCGGTCAAGATCGCGATCAAAGAAACGGTCTCGTTCGCGCGAACGACGCGAACGTAGCCGTGATAGGAAGAAATCCCATCGTAACAAGGAGGAACGACGTCGCCGGTCACGTTCACGATCCCAGAGCCGTAAGCGCTCCACATCGCGAAACCGCGCCACCCGCACGAAGGAAACCGTCACAAAATCATCATCGAAACGTCGCAGCCGCACCCCCTCGGACAAGAGGTTGAAAAAAATCCTCGAAGAAGCGGTTAGTCGCGATTACGATGCAGAGGAACGAATGGATGCGGGTGGTGTCGGGGTAGAGGATGATGCGGTCAGCACTGGCAAGCAATCGGCATCACCGCCAGCTCAGACTGCCGGTTCCGGTGGTTCCAGTTCGTCATCGTCCTCTTCGGGTGGCACGAACACAGCAGCAGCTACCGCTGCAACGACACCGCGCGAGAAAACCGCCAGTCCAACGACGGAGAAATCTGACAACATGGACATTTCCAACTCCCCGTAA